From the genome of Jannaschia sp. S6380:
GGCACGGTCCGCCAGAGGCCGTAATTCGCCCCCGACGCCATCAGCATCAGGTTGTTCGGCCCGGGCGTGATCGACGAGACGAACGCGAAGCCGGCGAGGGCAAAGAAGAGTTCGGGGGTCATGTGCGGCAGGATTGCCGAAACGCCACCGCATATCCTTGCGAACCTGCATCGTTGGACGCAATATGCGCACGATATGACGACGATCGACGCATTGGACGAGAATATCTTGCGCGAGCTGTCCGGTGACGGGCGGATCACGAACCAGGCACTTGCGGCGCGCGTCGGGTTGTCGCCATCGGCCACGCTGCGCCGGGTGCAGGCGATGGAGGCATCGGGCCTGATCCGGGGCTATCGCGCCGTGATCGACCCCGAGCGGGCGGGAATCGGTTTCACCGCCTACATCACAGTCGGACTGAACGATCACACCAAGCGCGGTCAGGAATCGTTCGAGCAGGCGATCGCGGCCGCACCCG
Proteins encoded in this window:
- a CDS encoding Lrp/AsnC family transcriptional regulator, whose translation is MTTIDALDENILRELSGDGRITNQALAARVGLSPSATLRRVQAMEASGLIRGYRAVIDPERAGIGFTAYITVGLNDHTKRGQESFEQAIAAAPEVRECHNITGNVEYLLRIEARDLAAYKHFHTDVLGVLPQVARLTTYVVMGSPKDERA